A window of Nicotiana tabacum cultivar K326 chromosome 24, ASM71507v2, whole genome shotgun sequence contains these coding sequences:
- the LOC107810906 gene encoding uncharacterized protein LOC107810906 isoform X3, which translates to MADCESKSEHKKMKKTKTKTKKRKQNSTDEVEEQVHNRPSKAHRINQQPGEVEEPIILPESEESIKLQDNSPWRNLQLILSLQNNSISLQQKLEMTYNYVKSRTEGTGESREEIQTVNFSRVIVFLNNWVQKILVSSEKKIRVEGDKHGMEIARSYLDYKCWVIFKFCLEESSKMGVSLHFLRDLLRVIQYVSRDALIRLGDEPMVSEELELHSVVLDCISLVFSSHGGISNENLDLWISLISIVVEFVQKVLNDKLVGTKAGIFAKQLSCYLLEPFAKFLKVHPTRKNGFRDFIDKLFEDLVILWDALDVNAFESNPEWKRNLLVLIEEVLTQALFHPTHIDGFLSLQSTSKYRRSDDKKSKEEKTFIKSYHRHLFDKLGKIITGKNASALSGAGELLRLFINCVFRKNGVSVGAEAFKHQDGNSTALFKSSSNSSAISKRPPYYGLDAEARKSVFDFFVEIMELFLSEIYAHSQAKLEAGPLYLEINSTLRSLNKLLATCVLEKVYIRTEDTSEGACFKFLKLIYDAVMSLTAQMNQLLQSFAASEVQIPGQVLILAAKEIFLAIHYLVDIEYEVVGEDLEKLWGMILALTASSHSLMNTSDQHLLTSEVLKLGCRLVHLYSELRQVNIAIFTLSKAVREVVSSFRSNEASRASFLYHSFANSLSMLMCSPEFRLSIRNAVKSIPEGQASGCIRQLIVDITESLEWIKSKYQLPAESDSAEPCLSNCGTLCFDLKAELFGKSLTEVYTLILDSMTVTSGNSSLIALSVKDLMAVIRPGLSSLVSQDPDVLNMFFPLVTGRTFSKATALGNDIPTVCWILVFFFRLYMSCRSLQRQAISLMPPDASRKMSRAIADSFAAYSAKDWLERTVWEDESYFSWVVQPSAPLPAVIHIIAEFCHQHTVIGCCPLIYVLSGMALQRLVDLNRQMKSIDYMLQKNNNLVQARLDSDAGLSSYSKDTKKWKKHVSTLRKEAAGLTEFMMRYLSLVTEDRISKSSVDQVSSKDTYLDYLYETEVWDLGTGSIDEKLFPSALWWIVCQNVDIWCPHASKKDLKKFLLALIQNSLPCFSTNMSGLRNHIEKSGYVIGVNRHLVSVELLSNTILYEQRPICRHMASRFCQILKKSVSSIFSYVGEVDINSSPDWENAVHVLEKSSTTFFRCDHPQDDSLLIEPIHHLLNGIPAEACEKERTPNFNTEITRCRAFLNLLSWIPKGHLSSKSFSLYATSILNIDRLVVGCLFDQHGSVALCNCYELLRLLVTCRRTFKNLILTSCEDKKGHQSLLACLLSESSPVIWFMKSLSVINGFQSAISRETSPQLKHMIFSLMDHTSFILLTLFKDQFKVILALTAGKSYGGALSSADGHEETDMKENGPCPDFLDNGDARRSVLSVADTLMEHAQDLLDSLNVAFVNRKVGDLAGLQEIEKVSPVVSCFQGFLCGLASAMDSLDVKSSSTLIESTSCDLKLLSTMKACADLLNSVLHLLFLEGDQCPQGLSSTHFSIETEFCNKLLSMGTHPSRDSANEVDSVIKEEQHSGSAGSGFESLLANVDFGQQYLRKSLLQGLLKGENLDAAFCLRQIFNASSAILKFSLHTKSTSLLSSLLPILVRVSQVLLFEFANHCGALEQFSFIWLDGVVKFIGELGKIFPLLNPLSSRDFFVKQIELHLRAMGKCISLQGKDATLASREIESSTKMLSGLPELDLPNSNWLNHLDELKSRLRMSFTNFVSRSSELHLLSAIQAIERALVGVQEHCIINYEVTTGCLDGGKVSANVAAGIDCLDLILESVSGGLIFGETEVPRTESSAVDRQFCIKLYAACCRMLCNVLKHHRSEARRCIALLEDSVGRLLNCLEMVCTSSVEGDYFGWEVQEGVKCAGFLRRVYEEIRQQKDVYGDHCFQFLSCYIWVYCGYGRLRSGILREIDEALRPGVYALIDACSADDLQRLHTVFGEGPCRSTLATLQHDYKVHFQYEGKV; encoded by the exons ATGGCGGATTGTGAGTCGAAATCAGAAcacaaaaagatgaagaagacgaAGACGAAGACGAAGAAACGAAAGCAAAACAGCACCGATGAAGTTGAAGAGCAAGTCCATAACAGACCTTCAAAAGCCCATCGCATCAACCAGCAGCCCGGCGAAGTTGAAGAACCGATTATTCTGCCTGAAAGTGAAGAATCAATTAAGCTTCAGGATAACTCCCCATGGAGAAATCTACAGCTGATTTTGTCCCTTCAGAATAACTCTATCTCTCTCCAACA AAAATTGGAGATGACATATAATTATGTGAAATCAAGAACAGAAGGGACAGGTGAAAGCAGGGAGGAAATACAGACAGTAAACTTTTCGAGAGTGATAGTTTTCCTTAACAATTGGGTTCAGAAAATACTGGTTTCTTCTGAAAAGAAAATTAGGGTGGAAGGAGACAAACATGGGATGGAAATTGCAAGGTCATATTTAGATTACAAATGTTGGGTGATTTTCAAGTTCTGCTTGGAGGAATCAAGTAAGATGGGTGTTTCTTTACACTTCTTAAGGGACTTGTTACGAGTAATCCAATATGTTTCAAGGGATGCATTGATACGTTTGGGTGATGAGCCTATGGTTAGTGAAGAGTTGGAGTTACATAGCGTAGTTCTTGATTGCATATCCTTGGTGTTCTCATCTCATGGGGGTATTTCTAATGAAAATCTAGACTTATGGATTTCATTGATTAGTATAGTGGTTGAATTTGTCCAAAAGGTTCTCAATGATAAGCTTGTTGGCACGAAGGCCGGTATTTTTGCCAAGCAGTTGTCCTGTTACTTGCTCGAGCCATTTGCTAAATTTCTAAAAGTCCATCCAACTCGTAAAAATGGTTTCCGCGATTTTATAGATAAGCTTTTTGAAGATTTGGTGATCTTGTGGGATGCATTAGATGTTAATGCCTTTGAAAGCAATCCAGAATGGAAAAGAAATCTACTGGTATTGATAGAAGAAGTTTTAACGCAGGCATTGTTCCATCCAACTCATATTGATGGATTTTTGAGCCTTCAAAGTACATCCAAGTATAGACGTTCTGATGataaaaaatcaaaagaggaGAAAACTTTCATAAAAAGTTACCATAGACACTTATTTGATAAGTTGGGGAAGATTATAACCGGGAAGAATGCATCAGCACTCAGTGGTGCTGGAGAGCTGCTACGCCTGTTCATTAATTGTGTTTTTAGGAAAAATGGGGTTTCAGTCGGTGCAGAAGCATTTAAGCACCAGGATGGAAATTCTACTGCCCTTTTCAAGAGCTCTTCCAATAGTTCTGCAATTTCAAAAAGGCCTCCTTATTATGGTCTGGATGCAGAAGCACGGAAGTcggtttttgatttttttgtagaGATTATGGAACTTTTCTTATCAGAGATTTATGCTCACTCACAAGCCAAACTGGAAGCTGGGCCTCTGTATTTGGAAATTAATAGCACATTAAGATCTCTCAATAAATTGCTTGCAACTTGTGTACTGGAAAAGGTATATATACGAACTGAAGATACCTCAGAAGGGGCTTGCTTTAAATTTCTGAAGTTAATTTATGATGCGGTCATGTCGCTTACTGCCCAAATGAATCAATTACTACAATCATTTGCCGCTTCAGAAGTGCAAATACCTGGGCAAGTGTTGATTCTAGCAGCCAAGGAAATTTTTCTTGCTATTCATTATTTAGTGGATATTGAATATGAGGTTGTCGGGGAAGATCTAGAAAAACTATGGGGTATGATACTTGCTCTTACAGCCAGTAGTCACTCTCTAATGAACACTTCAGATCAGCATTTGCTGACTTCAGAGGTACTTAAGCTTGGATGCAGACTGGTTCACCTCTACAGTGAACTTCGACAG GTTAACATTGCCATATTCACGCTAAGCAAAGCTGTTAGAGAAGTAGTATCATCATTCAGAAGCAACGAAGCATCCAGAGCTTCATTTCTCTATCACTCATTTGCTAATTCTCTTAGCATGTTAATGTGCTCTCCTGAATTCAGACTTTCCATCAGAAATGCTGTCAAGTCCATTCCTGAGGGCCAAGCAAGTGGATGCATCCGACAGTTGATTGTAGATATTACAGAATCTCTAGAATGGATAAAATCCAAATATCAGTTGCCTGCTGAGAGTGACTCTGCAGAACCATGTTTGAGTAATTGTGGCACGCTTTGCTTTGATCTAAAAGCCGAGCTTTTCGGGAAAAGTTTGACTGAAGTGTATACCCTTATTCTCGATTCAATGACTGTTACTAGCGGTAATAGCAGCCTCATTGCTCTTTCCGTGAAAGATTTGATGGCTGTTATCCGCCCTGGTTTGAGTAGCCTGGTCTCGCAAGATCCAGATGTTCTTAACATGTTCTTTCCTTTGGTAACGGGCAGAACATTCAGTAAGGCAACTGCACTTGGGAATGACATCCCAACAGTATGCTGGATTTTGGTCTTTTTCTTTCGTTTATATATGTCTTGCAGAAGCTTGCAAAGACAAGCCATTAGCCTGATGCCTCCAGATGCATCAAGGAAGATGTCAAGAGCAATTGCTGATTCTTTTGCAGCTTATTCTGCGAAGGATTGGCTGGAGAGGACTGTTTGGGAAGACGAAAGTTATTTTTCTTGGGTTGTCCAACCTTCAGCTCCTCTTCCTGCTGTTATACATATTATTGCTGAGTTTTGTCACCAGCACACTGTTATAGGTTGCTGTCCTCTTATTTATGTGTTGAGTGGTATGGCTCTTCAAAGACTTGTTGATTTAAATAGGCAAATGAAATCCATTGATTACATGCTTCAGAAGAATAATAATCTAGTCCAGGCTAGGTTAGACAGTGATGCTGGTCTGTCATCATACTCCAAGGATACTAAAAAGTGGAAAAAGCATGTCTCAACTCTGAGGAAGGAGGCAGCAGGCCTCACAGAATTCATGATGAGATATCTCTCATTAGTGACTGAAGATAGGATATCTAAGTCCTCAGTGGACCAAGTAAGCAGTAAGGATACATATCTCGATTATCTGTATGAAACCGAGGTATGGGATCTTGGCACTGGCTCTATAGATGAGAAGCTGTTTCCATCTGCTTTGTGGTGGATTGTTTGCCAAAATGTTGATATCTGGTGTCCTCATGCTTCTAAAAAAGATTTGAAGAAGTTTCTTTTAGCTCTAATTCAGAACTCCCTTCCTTGTTTTAGCACGAATATGAGTGGGCTCAGGAATCATATAGAGAAATCTGGCTATGTGATTGGAGTCAACCGACATTTGGTCTCAGTGGAACTTCTGAGCAACACCATTCTATATGAACAAAGA CCCATTTGCAGGCACATGGCATCCAGATTTTGCCAAATCTTGAAGAAGTCTGTGTCGTCAATATTTTCATATGTTGGAGAAGTTGATATAAACAGTTCACCAGATTGGGAGAATGCTGTACATGTGCTTGAAAAGTCATCTACAACATTTTTCAGATGTGATCATCCACAGGATGACTCATTACTGATAGAGCCAATCCATCATTTACTAAATGGCATACCTGCTGAAGCTTGTGAAAAGGAACGAACTCCTAATTTTAACACAGAAATCACCAGATGCCGGGCATTTCTCAACCTTTTGAGCTGGATACCAAAAGGACATCTTAGTTCAAAATCGTTCTCACTTTATGCGACTAGCATTCTCAATATCGACAG GCTTGTAGTTGGCTGCCTGTTTGATCAGCATGGGTCAGTAGCTTTATGCAACTGTTATGAGCTCTTGAGGTTGCTTGTCACCTGCCGGAGAACCTTTAAAAATCTAATACTGACATCATGCGAAGATAAGAAAGGTCATCAATCCTTGCTAGCTTGCTTGTTGTCGGAGAGCTCTCCTGTTATTTGGTTTATGAAGTCATTATCTGTGATAAATGGTTTTCAGAGTGCAATTTCTCGAGAGACTTCTCCTCAATTGAAACATATGATTTTCTCATTGATGGATCACACATCTTTCATCCTTTTGACTCTGTTCAAAGATCAATTTAAAGTTATTCTTGCTTTGACTGCTGGGAAGTCTTATGGTGGAGCTCTCAGTTCTGCTGATGGCCATGAAGAGACTGATATGAAAGAAAATGGTCCATGTCCAGATTTCCTTGATAATGGCGATGCACGGAGAAGTGTTTTATCTGTAGCTGACACCTTAATGGAACATGCACAGGACTTGCTGGACTCCCTAAATGTAGCGTTTGTTAACAGAAAAGTGGGTGATCTAGCTGGGCTTCAGGAAATAGAAAAAGTCTCACCTGTAGTTTCCTGCTTTCAGGGCTTCTTATGTGGTCTAGCTTCTGCAATGGACAGTTTAGATGTTAAAAGTAGCAGTACTCTTATCGAATCAACAAGCTGCGACCTCAAACTTCTGTCCACAATGAAAGCATGTGCAGACTTATTAAACTCCGTTTTGCATTTGTTGTTTCTTGAGGGTGATCAATGCCCTCAAGGTTTGTCTAGTACCCACTTTTCTATTGAGACGGAATTTTGCAATAAACTGTTGTCAATGGGAACTCACCCATCTAGGGACTCTGCTAATGAGGTTGATTCTGTGATTAAGGAAGAACAGCATTCTGGTTCCGCTGGCTCCGGTTTTGAGTCTCTTTTGGCCAATGTAGACTTTGGGCAACAATATTTGAGAAAATCTCTATTACAAGGACTTTTAAAAGGAGAGAATCTTGATGCAGCATTTTGTCTGCGGCAGATTTTCAATGCTTCTTCAGCTATTCTAAAATTCTCGTTGCATACCAAGTCTACTTCCTTGCTGTCGAGTCTACTTCCCATACTAGTCCGAGTTTCTCAAGTTTTGCTTTTTGAGTTTGCCAACCATTGTGGGGCACTAGaacaattttcttttatttggttaGATGGTGTTGTGAAGTTCATTGGAGAGCTGGGAAAAATATTTCCGCTGCTTAATCCTTTGTCTTCTAGAGATTTCTTTGTCAAGCAAATAGAATTGCATCTGAGGGCTATGGGGAAGTGCATATCTTTACAGGGGAAGGACGCTACTCTAGCATCACGAGAGATAGAATCAAGTACCAAGATGCTAAGTGGTCTGCCAGAACTTGACCTACCCAACTCCAATTGGCTAAACCACTTGGATGAGTTAAAATCCAGATTGAGGATGTCATTTACGAATTTTGTCAGCAGATCTTCTGAATTGCATTTATTGTCTGCTATTCAGGCTATTGAGAGAGCATTAGTTGGTGTGCAGGAACACTGCATTATTAACTATGAAGTAACTACTGGATGTTTAGATGGAGGAAAGGTCTCGGCTAATGTTGCTGCAGGCATTGATTGCTTGGATTTGATTCTTGAATCTGTGTCAG GAGGCTTGATTTTCGGAGAAACTGAGGTTCCTCGAACCGAGAGTAGTGCTGTGGATAGACAATTTTGCATAAAGTTATATGCTGCATGCTGCCGCATGCTGTGTAATGTTCTTAAGCATCACAGAAG TGAGGCACGGCGCTGCATCGCTCTTCTGGAAGATTCAGTTGGCAGGCTCCTTAATTGTTTGGAGATGGTATGCACTAGTTCAGTTGAAGGAGATTATTTTGGATGGGAAGTGCAAGAAGGAGTAAAATGCGCCGGTTTCCTTCGAAGGGTGTACGAAGAG ATTAGGCAGCAAAAAGATGTCTACGGCGACCATTGTTTTCAATTCCTATCTTGCTACATATGGGTTTACTGTGGATATGGCCGCCTTAGAAGTGGAATCCTCCG GGAAATTGATGAAGCTTTAAGACCTGGTGTCTATGCTTTAATAGATGCTTGTTCAGCAGATGATCTTCAACGTCTTCACACAGTATTTGGAG AGGGCCCCTGCAGAAGCACCCTTGCGACTTTGCAACATGATTACAAGGTCCATTTCCAATATGAAGGAAAAGTGTGA